One [Clostridium] saccharolyticum WM1 DNA segment encodes these proteins:
- a CDS encoding PTS ascorbate transporter subunit IIC, whose amino-acid sequence MGVVMYLINNVFSQAVFIIGIVVIAGMIAQKKTWDQILPSVIKTMIGFTMINVGGQTLGMSLLPLQGMISKIFNMPAVSVDIGAAQTESLTGIGTEMALIFALGFLVNLLLARFTRFKYVHLSAHVSFFYAGLIAALLKFGTNLAFVPLVITGSILLGLYMTFSCAYVAVFMKEVKGGEGFTLAHSSSIGILISSLLAKTFGNKEHDLENLNVPKKLNFLREMTISLTIVMTVLFLIISLISGPAWMRENITGGQDIVVFSFLRGLSFGMWITVIITGVRMMLSEIISAFHGFANKIIPNSVPGLDIPLLFPNYPNSVILGFLSSLIAGLIGMMILGFINYPVVVFPALIPTFFTGAVTAIFGNAHGGRRGAIIGSFVNGLILIFGQALLLPMIGTYAPIMRILSETDYSFYGPILGWVLKLFGGI is encoded by the coding sequence ATGGGAGTAGTAATGTATTTGATTAATAATGTTTTCAGCCAGGCTGTATTCATTATTGGAATTGTTGTAATTGCAGGTATGATTGCCCAGAAAAAAACCTGGGATCAGATCCTTCCCAGCGTGATTAAGACGATGATCGGCTTTACCATGATCAACGTAGGAGGGCAGACCCTCGGTATGTCTCTGCTGCCTTTGCAGGGAATGATTTCAAAGATATTCAATATGCCGGCTGTGTCAGTGGATATTGGTGCGGCTCAAACCGAAAGCCTTACCGGGATCGGTACAGAAATGGCATTGATCTTTGCACTGGGCTTTCTGGTGAACCTTTTGCTGGCAAGATTTACACGCTTTAAATATGTGCATTTGTCAGCCCATGTATCCTTCTTTTATGCCGGATTGATTGCGGCGCTGTTAAAATTCGGAACCAATCTGGCTTTTGTACCGCTTGTAATAACAGGTTCCATATTGTTAGGCCTGTATATGACCTTTTCCTGTGCCTATGTGGCGGTATTTATGAAGGAAGTGAAGGGAGGAGAGGGCTTTACCCTTGCCCATTCCAGCTCCATCGGAATTCTGATTTCTTCTCTGCTTGCCAAAACCTTCGGGAACAAGGAACATGACCTTGAAAACTTAAATGTTCCAAAGAAGCTTAATTTCTTACGGGAGATGACCATTTCCTTAACCATTGTAATGACGGTTCTCTTTCTGATCATAAGCCTGATTTCCGGCCCGGCCTGGATGCGTGAAAACATTACCGGTGGACAGGATATTGTTGTGTTCAGCTTTTTACGGGGCCTGTCCTTTGGAATGTGGATCACAGTTATTATAACAGGTGTAAGGATGATGCTTTCCGAAATCATTTCCGCATTCCACGGCTTTGCCAATAAGATTATCCCTAATTCCGTACCAGGACTTGATATCCCTCTGCTTTTCCCGAATTATCCTAATTCCGTGATATTGGGCTTCCTGAGCAGCTTAATTGCCGGTTTGATCGGTATGATGATCCTTGGCTTTATTAACTATCCGGTTGTGGTATTCCCGGCTTTGATCCCCACCTTTTTCACCGGTGCTGTAACAGCCATTTTCGGAAATGCCCATGGCGGACGCAGAGGTGCGATCATAGGCTCCTTTGTAAATGGTTTGATCCTTATTTTTGGACAGGCTCTGCTTCTGCCCATGATTGGAACTTATGCGCCGATTATGCGTATTTTAAGCGAGACAGATTATTCCTTCTACGGTCCGATCTTAGGCTGGGTGCTTAAGCTGTTTGGAGGCATCTAA
- a CDS encoding PTS sugar transporter subunit IIB has protein sequence MLKIVTVCGAGVGSSMMLRLFTQQILDAEKIEASVDASDIGSVSPDSYDILITTSDFADVLRDSKAHIIRIDNMMDKQYLKEQLLEAINKR, from the coding sequence ATGTTAAAAATTGTTACAGTATGTGGTGCAGGAGTGGGAAGCTCCATGATGCTCCGATTGTTTACCCAACAGATTCTTGATGCAGAAAAGATTGAAGCATCTGTAGATGCTTCGGATATCGGTTCCGTCAGCCCGGATTCCTATGATATTTTAATTACAACTTCAGATTTTGCCGATGTTTTAAGAGATTCAAAAGCGCACATTATCCGGATCGACAACATGATGGATAAGCAGTATTTAAAAGAACAGCTTCTTGAAGCAATAAACAAGAGATAA
- a CDS encoding BglG family transcription antiterminator: MENRLLEIFRLVCQSNREFTVRELAQQFSVSSRTVYSDIKKLNELLEASGYPEINADKGKMFYTEPLMIEFESLIHSTPAFVLSNLRFRRLRITTSILLSGDQFTVDDLLKELDISRNTLIGDLKEVREMLSFHSIAVEATPFKGYRISGKEQNIRNLLILSISEDPLFFEDRAGKEDMQILSSCEAFLDDVARRLNVELSDVSFNRMLIAFYVTYTRISIGKAFTGGPKDVLTREEKAFVERHEEIEAIFGREVSIDDCFYLANKLAEASVVKSEELLSEKWLPFNLVTNQFIDAVAQEYSFEAFRTDSKLYEGLLNHLRPAYKRALAGEWAENPLLSYVLENFCQLNKAVEKSVKVLEEELKVHFNEHEISYFTLFFASVIERNEKQIRRTPNVIIVCNAGISTSEILKSRLQAIFHVNILGTFSVRNAALWLKEHTPDLIISTVPFKWKDTKVLKVSPYLSDYDIKEIQSQLSFLTARIHMAEVMNIIGKYVEIEDHKLAPLKNELSIYLGITENSEPKKGIYQPMLKEILTTDLIKAKFEAANRDEAVKESGRLLVDKGLADESYIQAMLKNVEVNGTYIVISPGIAMPHARPEEGALDIGLSIVTLKEPVVFGHPKNDPVKIVVGLCAIDHQSHLKALTELADILMDEKKVNEITNANSAEEILQIIKEDSQC; the protein is encoded by the coding sequence ATGGAAAACCGACTTTTAGAAATATTCCGCCTTGTCTGTCAGAGCAACCGTGAGTTTACCGTGCGGGAGCTGGCACAGCAGTTTTCTGTAAGCAGCAGAACGGTTTACAGTGATATAAAAAAATTAAATGAATTACTGGAGGCTTCCGGATACCCTGAAATCAATGCAGATAAGGGGAAGATGTTTTATACGGAACCGCTGATGATTGAGTTTGAGAGCCTGATCCACTCTACCCCGGCCTTTGTTCTGTCGAATTTAAGATTCCGGCGTCTGCGGATTACCACGTCCATTCTGTTATCCGGCGACCAGTTTACCGTGGATGACCTGTTGAAGGAACTTGATATATCAAGAAATACCCTCATCGGTGATTTAAAGGAAGTAAGGGAAATGCTCAGCTTTCATTCCATCGCGGTAGAGGCCACACCCTTTAAAGGGTACCGGATCTCCGGAAAAGAACAAAACATCAGGAATCTTCTGATTCTTTCCATCAGTGAAGATCCGCTGTTTTTTGAGGACAGGGCAGGAAAAGAAGATATGCAGATCCTTTCTTCCTGTGAGGCCTTTCTGGACGATGTGGCAAGAAGGCTTAATGTAGAACTGAGCGATGTATCATTTAACCGTATGCTGATCGCCTTTTATGTCACTTATACAAGGATCTCCATCGGAAAAGCGTTCACCGGGGGACCAAAGGATGTTTTAACGAGAGAAGAAAAGGCTTTTGTGGAACGGCATGAGGAAATTGAAGCGATATTCGGCAGGGAAGTATCGATTGATGACTGCTTTTATCTGGCCAATAAGCTGGCAGAAGCATCTGTGGTCAAATCCGAGGAGCTGTTATCTGAAAAATGGCTGCCCTTTAATCTGGTAACAAACCAGTTTATCGATGCAGTGGCACAGGAATACTCTTTTGAAGCTTTTCGAACCGATTCCAAGCTTTATGAGGGACTGCTCAACCATCTGCGCCCTGCCTATAAGCGGGCTTTGGCTGGGGAATGGGCAGAAAATCCATTATTGAGCTATGTCCTGGAAAATTTCTGCCAGCTGAACAAAGCGGTGGAAAAAAGTGTAAAGGTACTTGAAGAAGAGCTTAAAGTGCATTTTAATGAACACGAGATATCATATTTCACATTGTTTTTTGCTTCCGTAATAGAAAGAAATGAAAAACAGATCCGCAGGACGCCCAATGTCATCATTGTCTGCAACGCAGGAATCAGCACTTCTGAGATACTAAAAAGCAGGCTGCAGGCCATCTTCCATGTGAATATATTAGGGACATTCAGTGTGAGAAATGCGGCATTGTGGCTGAAGGAGCATACTCCGGACCTGATTATATCCACGGTACCTTTTAAGTGGAAGGACACAAAGGTGCTGAAAGTAAGCCCTTATTTATCGGATTATGACATAAAGGAAATACAGAGCCAATTATCATTTTTAACGGCCAGGATCCATATGGCCGAGGTAATGAACATTATTGGCAAATATGTGGAAATCGAGGATCATAAGCTGGCGCCTTTAAAAAATGAATTAAGTATCTATTTGGGAATTACAGAAAATTCAGAACCAAAGAAAGGAATTTATCAACCGATGTTAAAAGAAATTTTGACCACAGATTTAATAAAAGCAAAATTTGAGGCAGCCAATCGGGATGAAGCCGTAAAAGAAAGCGGCAGGCTCCTTGTGGATAAAGGGCTGGCAGATGAGTCTTACATCCAGGCAATGCTGAAAAATGTTGAGGTGAACGGAACCTATATTGTCATCTCACCGGGTATTGCCATGCCGCACGCAAGACCTGAGGAAGGTGCGCTGGATATCGGCCTTAGTATTGTAACGTTAAAAGAACCCGTTGTATTCGGACATCCGAAAAACGACCCGGTTAAAATCGTGGTGGGCCTTTGTGCCATCGACCACCAATCCCATTTAAAAGCGCTTACCGAGCTTGCGGACATTTTAATGGACGAAAAAAAGGTAAATGAAATAACCAATGCAAATTCCGCTGAGGAAATATTACAGATCATAAAGGAGGATTCACAATGTTAA
- a CDS encoding MurR/RpiR family transcriptional regulator — MEINNLGLLNSLSLIVNAGKSDNIEYVLAQYILKNLYRISSISISEITEECFTSISAIRRFCEQLGYDNFSKLKSSVTKLVFPSNLRYRDIEEYSNYQSHIKSLINDMIIDIDEHFNFEKISFLCQLLHRDVNIVFLCANNTSGTIAKFQQELMFASKVTHVISNSFTKNNVLKSYNAEDIIITVSASGKFAELSLEFVKSLKGHKFLITGNRDQSLKSAYEDVLYISKNSISNDYLSIYGKYGITYILDLLSMQLDD; from the coding sequence GTGGAAATCAACAACTTAGGTCTCTTAAACTCTTTATCTTTAATAGTAAACGCAGGAAAATCAGATAATATAGAATATGTGTTAGCACAGTATATTTTAAAAAATCTATATAGAATTTCCAGTATCAGTATCTCAGAAATCACAGAGGAATGCTTTACATCGATATCAGCTATCAGAAGATTCTGCGAACAACTGGGATACGATAATTTCAGCAAATTAAAAAGTTCAGTGACTAAATTAGTATTTCCTAGCAATTTAAGATATAGAGATATTGAAGAATATTCCAATTATCAAAGCCATATAAAAAGTCTTATTAATGACATGATTATAGATATCGATGAGCATTTTAATTTTGAAAAGATAAGTTTTTTGTGTCAGCTGCTTCATAGAGATGTTAATATCGTGTTCTTATGTGCAAACAATACCAGCGGAACGATCGCAAAGTTCCAGCAGGAATTAATGTTTGCATCTAAGGTTACTCATGTTATTTCAAATTCATTTACTAAGAACAATGTTTTAAAATCTTACAATGCTGAGGATATCATAATTACTGTATCAGCATCCGGAAAATTTGCAGAGCTGTCACTGGAATTTGTTAAAAGTTTAAAAGGCCATAAATTTTTGATAACGGGAAACAGGGATCAAAGTTTAAAAAGTGCTTATGAAGATGTATTATATATAAGTAAGAACAGTATCTCAAATGATTACCTTAGTATTTACGGGAAATATGGCATTACCTATATACTTGATTTATTATCCATGCAATTAGATGATTAA
- a CDS encoding M24 family metallopeptidase, translating into MIQLKEIKAPELEQNLVPVALSDETMEERKEKLLAKMKEKGYDTIVIYADLEHGSNFEYICGFLPRFEEALLVLHSCGKAYMVLGNENLNKAAKSRIEVTAVHMPYFSLPNQPMDTEKSVAEILGQCGLEKAKNIGFVGWKNFTGKFEDNTALYDIPYFIVQAIMSICKEAGFSNAAGLFIGDGGLRTTNNANEFAHYEFGAALAGNCILEVMEEFDEGKTEMQLAEKLAAFGQPHNVVTIMAAGERFVKANIYPTNKVIKKGDRISITTGFKGGLQSRGGYAVFSEEELPESEKDYLKMVAIPYYTAVKTWLETIYIGMDGNELYDKIEEVLPKAQYGWSLNPGHLCADEEWLASPVYPGSEELIKSGMLFQIDIIPSVPGYGGISCESGVMLADKALREAIKKQYPEMWNRIQKRRAYIREELAINLSEEVIPTSNATAYCRPFLLNKKAAFTGSK; encoded by the coding sequence ATGATACAGCTAAAAGAAATAAAAGCACCGGAATTAGAACAGAATCTTGTACCAGTTGCATTAAGTGATGAAACAATGGAAGAAAGAAAAGAAAAATTGTTGGCAAAGATGAAAGAGAAAGGTTATGATACAATTGTTATCTATGCCGATTTGGAACATGGAAGTAATTTTGAATACATATGCGGTTTCCTTCCTCGTTTTGAAGAGGCTTTATTAGTGCTTCATTCTTGTGGTAAGGCCTATATGGTATTAGGAAATGAGAATTTGAATAAAGCAGCAAAATCAAGAATTGAAGTAACGGCTGTGCACATGCCGTATTTTTCCCTTCCCAACCAGCCAATGGATACAGAGAAAAGCGTCGCTGAGATTTTAGGGCAGTGCGGATTGGAAAAAGCAAAAAATATTGGTTTTGTTGGTTGGAAGAATTTTACCGGCAAATTCGAGGATAATACTGCATTATATGATATTCCTTACTTTATCGTACAAGCAATCATGAGCATCTGCAAGGAAGCCGGATTTTCTAATGCTGCGGGCTTATTCATTGGAGATGGAGGGTTACGAACCACAAATAATGCCAATGAATTTGCGCATTATGAATTTGGGGCTGCACTTGCAGGGAATTGTATATTGGAAGTCATGGAAGAGTTTGATGAGGGGAAAACAGAAATGCAGCTTGCAGAGAAATTAGCAGCATTTGGACAGCCTCATAATGTGGTAACAATCATGGCGGCAGGGGAGCGTTTTGTAAAAGCCAATATATACCCAACCAATAAAGTAATTAAAAAAGGAGACCGCATATCAATCACTACGGGATTCAAGGGGGGATTACAAAGCCGCGGCGGATATGCGGTATTCAGCGAAGAAGAATTGCCGGAAAGTGAAAAAGACTACTTGAAGATGGTAGCAATTCCCTACTACACTGCGGTCAAAACTTGGTTAGAAACGATTTATATTGGTATGGACGGAAACGAATTATATGATAAAATAGAGGAAGTGCTGCCAAAAGCCCAGTATGGATGGTCATTAAACCCTGGTCACCTGTGTGCCGATGAAGAATGGCTTGCTTCTCCAGTGTACCCTGGTTCTGAGGAACTAATAAAGAGCGGAATGCTGTTCCAGATTGATATTATTCCATCTGTTCCCGGATATGGCGGAATCAGCTGTGAGAGCGGAGTGATGCTGGCTGACAAGGCATTACGGGAAGCAATAAAAAAACAATATCCGGAAATGTGGAACCGTATCCAGAAACGCAGGGCTTATATCAGGGAAGAATTGGCAATCAATCTTTCAGAAGAAGTTATTCCAACAAGTAATGCGACTGCATACTGCCGCCCATTCTTACTCAATAAGAAAGCAGCATTTACTGGTTCCAAATGA
- a CDS encoding M81 family metallopeptidase codes for MKVLIAQFVIESNANIPYKSKLENFNLLFGEDCIREMNCENVFGREGIEIIPSIYANAAAGGVLEKEAFDFIEKRILEDVKKHIHEIDGIYLHLHGASEVEDLEGGSGDHHIVKEIRKLVGPYFPVAVVCDPHGNLSKEYVESTTLIRSYRNSPHTDIKETISFICEKMAALLKMRQNITPVYRKLPMILGGEQSVSADEPVKSINQYLEELEEDKRILSCSWHVGYIRHDCDVAGCGIVVIPATETDQEYANKIADKLAKYVWDKRHEFHYTGLTAPPEEAMKMALEFKGKPVFITDSGDNVTSGAVGCNTFLLRQVLELDNTCNKKFLFAGINDADALTKLAGLQEVEETSISLGMNLDELSAKVDLDVTVKAKGYLAGYSYVGEGNFGDCIAIGVKDKPIDIIVSGNNHPFVEIHQFHTAGVNYEDYDIIIVKQGYIFPELKEEGKLTVMSLTQGATLQDTSKLPFKRIMRPMFPIDDI; via the coding sequence ATGAAAGTATTGATAGCCCAATTTGTTATTGAATCCAATGCAAACATTCCGTATAAAAGTAAATTAGAAAATTTTAATCTTTTATTTGGAGAAGATTGCATTCGGGAAATGAATTGTGAAAATGTATTTGGGAGAGAAGGTATCGAAATCATACCTTCCATTTATGCCAATGCGGCAGCAGGTGGTGTATTAGAGAAAGAAGCATTTGATTTCATTGAAAAAAGAATTCTGGAGGATGTTAAAAAGCACATTCATGAAATTGATGGAATCTATCTTCACCTGCATGGCGCGAGTGAAGTGGAAGATTTAGAGGGCGGATCAGGTGATCACCATATAGTGAAGGAAATTCGCAAATTAGTCGGGCCTTATTTTCCGGTTGCAGTGGTTTGTGATCCACATGGCAACTTATCGAAGGAATATGTAGAAAGCACAACCCTGATCCGCAGTTACCGGAATTCACCCCATACAGATATAAAGGAAACGATTTCGTTTATTTGTGAAAAGATGGCAGCACTGTTGAAGATGCGTCAAAATATTACGCCGGTATACCGTAAATTACCGATGATTTTGGGCGGGGAACAAAGTGTTTCTGCGGATGAACCAGTTAAATCCATCAATCAATACTTAGAAGAATTAGAAGAAGATAAAAGAATTTTAAGCTGTTCCTGGCATGTAGGCTATATTCGCCATGATTGTGATGTTGCAGGATGCGGTATTGTTGTTATCCCAGCAACAGAAACCGACCAGGAATATGCAAATAAAATTGCAGATAAATTAGCCAAGTATGTATGGGATAAACGGCATGAATTCCATTATACCGGACTGACTGCACCGCCGGAAGAAGCAATGAAAATGGCATTGGAATTTAAAGGTAAGCCTGTATTCATCACTGATTCCGGGGATAATGTAACCTCTGGAGCCGTGGGATGCAATACATTTCTATTGCGCCAGGTACTGGAACTTGACAATACCTGCAACAAGAAATTTTTATTTGCTGGCATAAATGATGCAGATGCATTAACAAAACTGGCCGGTTTGCAAGAAGTGGAAGAGACATCAATTTCTTTAGGAATGAATTTGGATGAGTTATCCGCTAAAGTAGATTTAGATGTTACAGTCAAAGCAAAAGGATATTTGGCAGGCTACTCTTATGTAGGTGAAGGGAATTTTGGCGATTGTATTGCCATTGGTGTCAAGGATAAACCAATTGATATCATTGTTTCAGGAAATAATCATCCTTTTGTGGAAATACACCAGTTTCATACTGCTGGTGTAAACTATGAAGACTATGATATCATTATAGTTAAACAGGGATATATTTTCCCGGAATTAAAAGAAGAAGGCAAATTAACTGTTATGTCATTAACCCAGGGGGCAACGCTGCAGGATACTTCAAAGCTGCCATTCAAACGCATTATGCGCCCAATGTTTCCGATTGATGATATTTAA
- a CDS encoding PTS transporter subunit EIIC, with amino-acid sequence MKYVEMSKQVLEHVGGIENLNHVEHCATRLRLHYNSKKLVNEEALKGIENVLGIVSKAGQVQIIIGPNVNEAYNDFLDTSGWKEGATSETAAPEEPEEKKAMYYVNKFGNFMAAVFMPIVPALITGGMILAFKNLLVNYFGVAMNSGTAVILSSIFSAAFTFLPVYIGFTMAKRLKMEPIMGAFLGGLLVSSNISGAAGLSFLGIGIPVVEYTGSVLPIMLGIGFMYFVDKLFQKYIPETVRYFLKPLCTMIVVVPVTLIVLGPIGTVLSTYVGVGITNLMNAIGGIAMPVFAVVYPYMVMLGLDKAIMPIGFNSVATIGYDPAIMVMGFISNLCIGGSALAVATTIRNDKSKKGMIASFGITALCGVTEPAFYGSLIMRPRVLIGTAIGAASAGLVAGIFGLKSYVMGGCPGLLTALFFVDKNGGMGNFFLAAIVSVVAVAVSFVSCKIILSKTE; translated from the coding sequence ATGAAATATGTTGAGATGTCAAAGCAAGTATTAGAGCATGTTGGTGGTATTGAAAACTTAAATCATGTTGAACACTGCGCAACCAGGCTTCGTTTACACTACAACAGCAAGAAACTTGTAAATGAAGAAGCGTTAAAAGGAATAGAAAATGTCCTGGGTATTGTCAGCAAAGCCGGACAGGTCCAGATTATCATTGGGCCTAATGTGAATGAAGCATATAACGATTTCTTAGATACGTCAGGATGGAAAGAAGGCGCAACCAGCGAAACAGCTGCCCCGGAAGAACCAGAAGAAAAGAAGGCGATGTACTATGTTAATAAATTTGGTAACTTCATGGCCGCAGTCTTTATGCCGATTGTTCCAGCACTGATCACAGGCGGAATGATTCTGGCATTTAAAAACTTACTGGTTAACTACTTTGGTGTTGCCATGAATTCTGGTACTGCGGTTATTTTATCTTCCATTTTCAGTGCTGCATTTACCTTTTTGCCGGTTTACATTGGATTTACAATGGCGAAGCGTTTAAAAATGGAACCAATCATGGGCGCTTTTTTAGGCGGACTGCTGGTTAGTTCCAATATCAGTGGTGCAGCAGGATTAAGCTTCCTGGGAATTGGAATTCCGGTGGTAGAATATACAGGCAGTGTATTGCCAATTATGCTTGGTATTGGCTTTATGTATTTTGTGGACAAGTTATTCCAGAAATATATTCCTGAAACAGTGAGATATTTTTTGAAACCATTATGTACAATGATCGTTGTTGTCCCTGTTACTTTAATTGTTTTAGGGCCGATAGGAACCGTTTTAAGTACTTATGTAGGTGTTGGAATTACAAACTTAATGAATGCAATTGGCGGAATAGCCATGCCGGTTTTTGCGGTGGTTTACCCTTACATGGTCATGCTGGGATTAGACAAAGCCATTATGCCAATTGGATTTAACAGTGTTGCGACAATTGGATATGATCCGGCGATTATGGTTATGGGATTTATCTCGAACCTGTGTATAGGCGGAAGTGCATTGGCAGTAGCTACAACCATTCGAAACGATAAAAGCAAAAAAGGTATGATTGCATCCTTTGGTATTACTGCCCTTTGCGGAGTTACGGAACCGGCATTTTATGGGTCGTTAATTATGAGGCCAAGAGTTTTGATTGGTACTGCAATAGGAGCGGCAAGCGCTGGTTTGGTTGCTGGTATTTTTGGATTAAAGAGCTATGTTATGGGAGGTTGCCCAGGATTATTAACAGCTTTGTTCTTTGTCGATAAAAATGGCGGTATGGGAAACTTCTTTTTGGCCGCAATCGTATCAGTTGTGGCAGTTGCGGTATCTTTTGTATCATGTAAGATTATACTTTCAAAAACAGAGTAA
- a CDS encoding glycoside hydrolase family 1 protein, whose amino-acid sequence MSIKGNFLWGSATAAYQCEGGWDEDGKGLNEWDVFNHESSLNINNEDGDVASDFYHRYKEDIDLMAEGNQNTYRFSISWARIIPRGVGEVNPKGIEYYNNVINYCLEKGITPNVTLFHYDLPNEMAKIGGWENRNVVDAFNQYAKVCFENFGDRVKIWSTINEPRYYAYCSYVVGNYPPNYKADFGRFWNVLYNLMLGSAKAVESYKELGLKGIIGVVHDNGNVELDPDTKEKELVKLRADIFYNRMVLDTAVFGKMPAELNKVLKDNNVDASFIYEEDIPYFEKGKIDYIGLNLYNRQYVTDYSEGETEIFHNNKGKGSKSKEGIRIKDLFETSFDPDVRRNLWGREVYPKCMYNALKEINAKYGDILVYVTENGCGQYETPDENGYVKDTERIEICSEFIDYMLQAREEGVNVQGYYMWSSMDLYSWINGYEKRYGIVRVDFKNNNRRIPKESYYWYKALIAAKRGI is encoded by the coding sequence ATGAGTATCAAAGGAAATTTTTTATGGGGCTCGGCAACCGCTGCTTATCAGTGTGAAGGAGGTTGGGACGAAGATGGGAAAGGCTTAAATGAATGGGATGTCTTTAATCATGAAAGTTCCCTGAATATAAACAATGAAGATGGTGACGTTGCCAGTGATTTTTACCATAGGTATAAAGAAGATATAGACCTGATGGCAGAAGGAAACCAAAATACTTATAGATTTTCAATCTCATGGGCCAGAATCATTCCGCGGGGAGTTGGCGAGGTCAATCCGAAAGGAATTGAATATTATAACAATGTGATAAACTATTGTCTGGAAAAGGGAATTACTCCGAATGTGACATTATTTCATTACGACCTCCCCAATGAGATGGCTAAAATCGGCGGATGGGAGAATCGGAATGTTGTAGATGCTTTTAATCAATATGCAAAAGTATGTTTTGAAAACTTTGGAGACCGGGTTAAGATTTGGTCTACGATCAATGAACCAAGATATTATGCGTATTGCAGTTATGTTGTAGGAAATTATCCGCCAAACTATAAGGCTGATTTTGGCCGCTTTTGGAACGTTCTTTATAATCTGATGCTGGGTAGCGCGAAAGCCGTTGAAAGCTATAAAGAGTTAGGGTTGAAAGGAATCATTGGGGTTGTTCATGACAATGGTAATGTTGAATTAGACCCTGACACGAAAGAAAAAGAATTAGTTAAATTAAGAGCTGATATTTTTTACAACCGTATGGTTTTAGATACCGCCGTATTTGGTAAAATGCCGGCGGAACTGAACAAGGTGTTAAAGGATAATAATGTTGATGCCTCATTTATTTATGAAGAAGATATTCCTTATTTTGAAAAAGGCAAGATCGATTATATTGGTCTGAATCTTTATAATCGTCAGTATGTAACCGATTATTCTGAGGGTGAAACCGAAATATTCCACAATAATAAGGGAAAAGGATCAAAATCTAAAGAAGGAATTCGTATAAAGGATCTGTTTGAGACATCATTTGACCCTGATGTAAGACGTAATCTTTGGGGAAGAGAGGTCTATCCAAAATGTATGTACAATGCCTTAAAGGAAATTAATGCAAAATATGGAGATATTTTGGTTTATGTCACGGAAAACGGATGTGGTCAATATGAAACTCCCGATGAAAATGGCTATGTAAAAGATACGGAAAGAATAGAAATATGCAGTGAATTTATCGACTACATGTTACAGGCAAGAGAAGAAGGAGTCAATGTGCAAGGGTATTATATGTGGTCTTCCATGGATCTCTATAGTTGGATTAATGGCTATGAAAAGCGGTATGGCATTGTCAGAGTTGATTTTAAAAACAACAATAGACGAATTCCCAAGGAAAGCTACTACTGGTATAAAGCGCTTATCGCAGCCAAAAGGGGCATCTGA
- a CDS encoding group II intron maturase-specific domain-containing protein, whose protein sequence is MHPKTVQKMKGKIRMLTERNNGMSNTVREGKYQHYVRGWVNYFK, encoded by the coding sequence ATGCACCCGAAAACAGTGCAAAAGATGAAGGGTAAAATCAGAATGCTAACAGAAAGAAACAACGGTATGAGTAATACAGTAAGAGAAGGAAAGTATCAGCATTATGTGAGAGGTTGGGTAAACTACTTCAAATAA
- a CDS encoding DUF5680 domain-containing protein: MLPYCCTPFRGPAFYQEHDYVYCCKLCGDIPWYQGYEEIYYKDLRVYECYFHGGIAK; encoded by the coding sequence ATTTTACCTTACTGTTGTACCCCCTTCCGGGGTCCTGCCTTTTATCAGGAACACGATTACGTTTATTGCTGCAAGTTGTGCGGGGACATTCCATGGTATCAGGGATATGAAGAAATATATTATAAAGATTTACGGGTTTACGAGTGTTATTTCCACGGGGGAATCGCAAAGTAA
- a CDS encoding DUF4491 family protein produces the protein MNYEGIIIGMGTFLIIGLLHPVVIKSEYYFSSRIWPFFLVGGFVCIGLSLASGGRISSALLAVLGFSLLWSIKELEEQKKRVEKGWFPENPKKKGK, from the coding sequence ATGAATTATGAAGGAATTATCATAGGTATGGGAACGTTTCTCATCATTGGATTACTGCATCCGGTTGTTATTAAATCGGAATATTATTTCAGCAGCAGGATCTGGCCGTTTTTTCTGGTGGGGGGGTTCGTGTGCATCGGCTTATCCCTTGCTTCTGGCGGAAGAATTTCATCGGCGCTATTGGCAGTCTTAGGCTTCTCCCTTTTATGGAGCATTAAGGAACTGGAAGAACAGAAGAAGCGGGTGGAGAAGGGGTGGTTTCCTGAGAATCCCAAGAAAAAAGGAAAGTGA